The sequence AGCGGGGACGGGAACCGGACGCGGCGCGTTCAGAGGGTGAGGCGTACGGCGACGAGCCGCGCCGTCGACTCCCTGACGCACCGCTCGGCCAGCGTGCCGGCCGATTCGTGGGCCCCATCTTGCACGGCCGAGATCACGGAGCGGTGACGCTCCGCCACTTCTTCACGATATTCATCGCTCCCGAGGACGAGGCACAGCAGCGCGCCCACGTCGCTCTGCAGGGCGACCTGCTCGCGGGTGAGCCGGGCGGACTGGGCGGCCGCCGCGAGTTCGACGTGGAAACGGCCGTACAGGCGACTGCGTGCCGCCGTCCCCTCGGCCTGCGCCAACTGGTCTGCCGTACGGCACAGTTGATGCAGGTCGGCGGGTTCCGTGCGCTGCGCCGCGAGGCGGGCGGCGGCGCCGGACAGGGCGGCCCAGTGGTCGCCCAGGTCGCGCAGCTCCTCGGTGCTCCAGCCGCGCAGCCGCACCCTGAGCCGGTCGTCGGCGGGGACCTCGGGCAGCGAGACGAAGCTGCCGCCGCCACGACCCCTGCGGGTGGTGACCAGACCTTGCTGGCGGAGGGCCATGAGCGCCTCGCGCAGGGTCACCGTGGAGACGCCGAGCTGTCCGGCCAGCTCGCTCTCGCCGGGGAGCTGCTCGCCGTCGGCGAGGAGGCCCAGCTCTATGGCGTCGCCGATGCGACGGACGACGGTGTCCACCCGGGCCCGGTTGTCCACCGGACTGAAGACGGCTCTGCGGGCGCCGCTTCCCGTCTCCCGGGCGCCGCCGTCGATCTCGTGCTGCCTCACGGCCACCACCTTGTGCGTTGACTCAAGCTTTACCCTGAGGGCGTCTTGAGCTTAGAACTATGACTTCATATGTTTGCGCCCAACGTAGAGCGCGCCAGAAAGGTTCCCGCATGGAGGAAATTGCGATCCGCCTGCAGGACCTGCGGAAGTCGTTCGGGGAGACGACCGCGGTGGCCGGAGTGGACCTGGAGATCCGGGACGGGGAGTTCTTCTCGATGCTCGGGCCGTCCGGCTCCGGCAAGACCACGGTCCTGCGGCTCATCGCCGGGTTCGAGACCCCCGGCCGCGGCCGGATCGAACTCGCCGGGCAGGAGGTCACCGGCCTCGCCCCGTTCGAGCGGGACGTGCACACCGTCTTCCAGGACTACGCCCTGTTCCCGCACATGACCGTCGAGCAGAACGTCGCCTACGGGCTCAAGGTCCGCAAGGTGCCCAAGGCCGAACGCCTGGTCCGTGCCCGCAAGGCGCTCGCCGAGGTCCGTCTGGAGGGCTACGGCCAGCGCCGCCCCGCCCAGCTCTCCGGCGGGCAGCGCCAGCGCGTCGCCCTCGCCCGGGCCCTCGTGGGCCGCCCCCGGGTGCTGCTGCTCGACGAGCCGCTCGGCGCCCTCGACCTGAAGCTGCGCGAGCGGATGCAGGTCGAACTCAAGGCACTCCAGCGGGAGGTGGGCATCACCTTCGTCTTCGTCACCCACGACCAGGAGGAGGCACTGACGATGAGCGACCGCATCGCCGTCTTCGACCAGGGCCGCATCGCCCAGGTCGGCACCCCCGCCGAGATCTACGAACGCCCGGCGACCGCCTTCGTGGCCTCCTTCGTCGGCACCTCGAACCTGG is a genomic window of Streptomyces griseochromogenes containing:
- a CDS encoding FadR/GntR family transcriptional regulator, translated to MRQHEIDGGARETGSGARRAVFSPVDNRARVDTVVRRIGDAIELGLLADGEQLPGESELAGQLGVSTVTLREALMALRQQGLVTTRRGRGGGSFVSLPEVPADDRLRVRLRGWSTEELRDLGDHWAALSGAAARLAAQRTEPADLHQLCRTADQLAQAEGTAARSRLYGRFHVELAAAAQSARLTREQVALQSDVGALLCLVLGSDEYREEVAERHRSVISAVQDGAHESAGTLAERCVRESTARLVAVRLTL
- a CDS encoding ABC transporter ATP-binding protein, which produces MEEIAIRLQDLRKSFGETTAVAGVDLEIRDGEFFSMLGPSGSGKTTVLRLIAGFETPGRGRIELAGQEVTGLAPFERDVHTVFQDYALFPHMTVEQNVAYGLKVRKVPKAERLVRARKALAEVRLEGYGQRRPAQLSGGQRQRVALARALVGRPRVLLLDEPLGALDLKLRERMQVELKALQREVGITFVFVTHDQEEALTMSDRIAVFDQGRIAQVGTPAEIYERPATAFVASFVGTSNLVEGEAAQRMVGAPGTYTIRPEKIRVLEESAESDAPEHATATGTVAEVVYLGEATRFLVDLDGGGRLTALQQNLDTSSADVAAYRGARVRLRWHRRHAVRIPS